The DNA region TTGGCGTCAGCAAGGAGAGCGATGCCACCCAGAAGTGGCAACGGAAGAGCCTGCGCCACTGCAGCCTGCGCTACGGAAAGCTGAAACCCCAGGCCCTCCGCGAAATGGACCTTCCAAGCCAGGACAATATCTCCCTGGCCAGCGCAGAGACCCCCCCACCGCTCTATCTGCCCCCTTGCCCACCTGGCATGCAGAGAGTAGGTAGCCTTGGGTCCCATGACCCccgccccctccccgggctgacTTTCTTGGAAGGAAGGGCACCTTCCTACAAGGGTGGCAACAGGGTTAAAGGAAATGGCAGGTGCTGTACGGGAAACACCTTCAcctggtctcccccccccccgccaacctCCTCGTGGGACCCTGCTGAAGCCCAGCTGGTGGAGGAGCTGCCGTGGCTGCTGCCCTCAgggctctttccttctctctgctGCCAGATAATCGACCCCCTGGCGCGTGGACGGGCCTTCCGAGTGGCGGAGGATTGTGATGGCTGCAGTGTGCCCGCCACCCCAGCCACGCCCGGAGCAGCCTCGCTGTGCTCTTTCACCAGCTCTCGCTCTGGCTTTGGCCGCTGGCCTCGGCGGCGGAAAAGGGAGTCAGTGGCCAAGATGAGCTTCCGAGCAGCTGCAGCGCTAGTGAAGGTgaggggctgggagggagggagggagggagatctcAGCCAGGGGGGGCATGTGCCGTCTCACTAGCACACCTGGGGGCTCCTGCCTCCACACACCCACAGAGGCCCGCGCTTGCAGCCTTCCTCACATTCTGCACGCATGGTCTGGTTCGCGGCTGTGGCCGGTCTCTTGCGCCGGGGCTGGCAACAGCCCTCCTTCTGAGAATAAGCAAGAGGAACAGACTGGAATCAACCCACAGCTGGCTGAAGTATCTGACTTCTAATGACTTTTTGGAAGCCTGGTGGCCAGGTCGGGCCTCTGTCCTTGGTCCAGCGGAGCAGGAGAAAAAGGCCTGCCGGGATCCTTAGGCCCTGCAGGGCTTGGAGGCCCACCCCCTAGCCCCTTCTGCCGTGCAGCTGGAGAGTGGCCAGCATGTCCTGGATGGATGGTGGCTGCTTAGGGACGGCAGGTGCTTCCCGTCTCTTGAACCCCTCTCTGTGCCAGGGCCGTTCCACGAGAGAGGGTACCCTGCGCAGGACACGGCAGCGCAGCTTCACTCCGGCCAGCTTCCTGGAGGAGGATTTCACCACCACGGAGTTCCCGGATGAGCTGGACACCTCCTTCTTCGCCAGGGTAGGAGTTGGAccgcagaggaggggaggggaaggaactgCTGGGGGCCCCGGCAGCTGTTAACAGCTGGGCCTCCCCCCCTTTGCTTAGGAAGGGGTCCTGCCGGAAGAGCCCTCCACGTATCCCGATGAGGTTTTTGAGTCTCCCTCGGAAGCAGCCCTCAGGGTCCCCGAGGCAAAGACTCTGCAGGCTCAGCCAGCCCTCACCGGGGGGGCTCTGGACCGGAGCGAGCTAGAGAGAAGCCACCTGCTCTTGTGAGTGTTGCAGGGGACGCACAGAGGCAGACAGACCCAAGCAGGAGTcctcgggggggggaaggaaagaggcgGGGGGGGAGGACTGCAGTTGCCCTGCGCCCAGATTCCTCTGATGTCTGCCAGAAGCTGCAGCCCTTTGGACGGGGGGACGTACAgttgggaaaggggggggggtcctaAAAGAAGGCAAGGCGGGTGTTCCAGGGTCCCAACCCTTCCGGGGCTGACCTGGATCCATCCATTCCATCCGCGATTCAGGGTCTGGCATGACCCGGAAACCATGCACTCAGACGCCAGGGAAAGCGGGCGGGCATGCCACAATTAAGCGCACCGCCTGGGGATGTGGTCCAAGATTCCAGGGCTTAATTCctctccttgccccccccccctgtcttCCAGCCCCCTGGAGCGTGGCTGGcggaaacagaaagagggggcTTCCGTGCAACCGAAGGTCCGTTTGCGGCAAGAGGTGGTCAGCCTGGGCCTCCAGCGGCGTGGCCAGCGCATCACCGTCCCTGTCCACAAATTCTTTTCCAAAGAGAAGCGCCCCTACGGATTAGGCATGGTGGGCCGGCTGACCAACCGGACGTACCGCAAGCGCATCGATAGCTTTGTGAAGCGGCAGATTGAGGACATGGATGACCACCGGTGGGTGGAGGCCCGGGTgcctggggggggaagggggggagcagCCGATTGTGGCCTGACGGCCCCCGTCACCCTCTGCTCTGCACAGGCCGTTCTTCACCTACTGGGTCACCTTCGTGCATTCACTCATTACCATCCTGGCGGTGTCCATCTACGGGATTGCTCCGGTGGGGTTTTCGCAGCACGAGACAGTGGACTCGGTGAGCGGCAGCATCCGAGGTCTCCCTTCTCTCCTAGTGGacctgaccccccctcttctgcTCCTGGAGGGGCTGGAGGTGGGCACTCTTCCCATCTCTCCTCTGCTCAGTGGGTCTTTTCACTGGTAGGTCCTGAAGAACCGGGGGATATACGAGAACGTGAAATACGTCCAGCAAGAGAATTTCTGGGTCGGGCCCAGCTCGGTGAGTGCCGGCCCCCGCCCGCCTCGTACCCCCTGTGGCTCAGCCTCGCCCTGGCCAGAGCCTCCCCTGGGAGCCGGTCTCCCCGTGGGCCTCAGCTGGGACTCTGCCGCCTTTCAGGAAGCTCTCATCCACCTGGGAGCAAAGTTCGCCCCCTGCATGCGCCAGGACCAGCAGGTGCAGAGCTTCGTCAGCGCCGCCCGGGAGAAGGAGAAGCACTCGGCCTGCTGTGTGCGCAACGACAAATCGGGCTGTGTGCAGACGGCCGAAGAGGAGTGCTCCGTAAGCTCCTGGCCTCTCCCCTCCCACCCGCCCGTCCCCTGCCTCTGTGGGGGCGCCCCTTGGGGACCCTGCTCCCACCCACCTTTGCCCCTCTGATTTGCAGTCCACTTTGGCCGTGTGGGTGAAGTGGCCAAGTCACCCCAGCACCCCCTTGCTGGCTGGGGGCAAGAGGAAGtttggctccgtgtgccaccaaGACCCCAGGTAGGTTGGGGGGGGCCACCTGTGTGGGGCTGCAGCTCTTGGCAGGGCACAGGGCCTGCTGTTGCGTCCAACACATGAAAGTTGCCCAGGACTTCTCCCTCCACAGGGTGTGTGAGCAGCCGGCATCCATGGACCCTCACGAGTGGCCCGATGATATCACCAAGTGGCCTGTAGGTTTCCGGAGGACTAGGGAGCAGGGACTGACCCTGCCTGCACCTGGAGTGAGGGGGTGGagaaggcttggggggggggggggcttcttttGAGGACCAGGAGCGAGGCCTGCCCATCTCCTTCCAGATCTGCACCAACAACAGTGCTGGGAACCACACCAACCACCTGCACATGGACTGTGTGATCACCGGGCGGCCCTGCTGTATCGGCACCAAGGGAAGGTAGGGTGGGGGGGCCATTCCGTTCCGCTGGGAAGATGCCCTGAACCAGCCCTTCTGGGACTGGGGGCTCAGTTGCCCCAGGCTTTGGCTCCTTCTCATTAGCCTGTGCCTCTGCTGGCATCCTCCCCACTTTGGCTGGGCTTAACTTCCAGGCATCTGGTTCCCTCTTCCCAGGTGTGAGATCACCTCACGAGAATACTGCACCTTCATGCACGGTTACTTCCACGAAGAGGCCACGCTCTGCTCCCAGGTACCCCCATCCTCCTCCCAGCCGGCTCCAGCAGGCAGGTGGCCACCTCTGACCTGGCTGCTCCTCTGTCTTGCCAGGTGCACTGCATGGACGACGTCTGcggcctcctccccttcctcaacCCCGAGGTGCCAGATCAGGTCTACCGCCTGTGGCTGTCGCTGTTCCTTCATGCAGGGTAAGGCCGGCCCAGGGCCACAAGCTCCATTTCCTGGGAACCGAAGTCCTCGTCCCACTTGGTCACCGCTGTTTTTCCCTGCCGGTTAGGATCCTGCACTGCCTTGTATCCGTGTGCTTCCAGATGACGATCTTGCGTGACTTGGagaagctggctggctggcaccGCATTTCCCTGATCTACTTGTTTAGCGGCATCACGGGCAACCTAGCCAGCGCGATCTTCCTCCCTTACCGGGCCGAGGTGTGTCTTGCTAGCAGCTCCTTCCCAAGCAAAGCATTTCCTAGCTGAGGACCAGGTCTTGGGACAGCTCACTTGTGCAacattcagattgttgggggcaggaggctgactctgtaaaccgctcagaaagGGCTGCAAAAGCACCACGAAGCGGTACAGAAGTCGAAGGGCTGTTGCTACCCTCCGGGCGAGGCTGGATCAAAGCAGATGGGGTTGGGGGGCAGAACCCCGTTGAGTCTCCTGGGCGTTTCCTGCCTCCCTTTGGGTCTTATCTTGGCACGCCTTGCAAATGTTCACTGAAGAGTTGAgatgctccccctcccccattggcAGCCCCTCCCCCCGGGCGGTTCACGGGAGCGGCTGGCAGGAGAAGCCTTGACACGGTTTGAGGAGGGCCTACCCtgcccgaccagctttccctgcAGGGCAGGTGTCTAACGGCTACCCCCTATGCAGGTTGGCCCAGCAGGCTCCCAGTTTGGCATCTTGGCCTGCCTCTTTGTGGAGCTCTTCCAGAGTTGGCAGATCCTGGCTAGGCCCTGGAGGGCCTTCTTCAAACTGCTGGCGATTGTGCTGTTCCTGTTTGCCTTCGGCCTCCTCCCCTGGATAGACAACTTTGCTCACATCTGTGGCTTTATCAGTGGCCTCTTCCTGTCCTTCGCCTTCCTCCCGTACATCAGCTTTGGCAAATTCGACCTGTACCGGAAGCGGTGTCAGATCATCGTTTTCCAGTCGGTCTTTGTGGGGCTCCTCTCTGGACTGGTGGTGCTGTTTTACTTCTATCCCATCCGCTGCCAGTG from Thamnophis elegans isolate rThaEle1 chromosome 14, rThaEle1.pri, whole genome shotgun sequence includes:
- the RHBDF1 gene encoding inactive rhomboid protein 1 isoform X3, which produces MSELRRESSSSLQRKKPPWLTLDIPAVPFLAAAEEPAALQPLKRQAFLRSVSMPADNSLFPAAYSEARRPVLQRQTSITQTIWSRQVHFGRTQTLPIRGHQVGRRPLRKRQSLPRTLFRGTADWFGVSKESDATQKWQRKSLRHCSLRYGKLKPQALREMDLPSQDNISLASAETPPPLYLPPCPPGMQRIIDPLARGRAFRVAEDCDGCSVPATPATPGAASLCSFTSSRSGFGRWPRRRKRESVAKMSFRAAAALVKGRSTREGTLRRTRQRSFTPASFLEEDFTTTEFPDELDTSFFAREGVLPEEPSTYPDEVFESPSEAALRVPEAKTLQAQPALTGGALDRSELERSHLLFPLERGWRKQKEGASVQPKVRLRQEVVSLGLQRRGQRITVPVHKFFSKEKRPYGLGMVGRLTNRTYRKRIDSFVKRQIEDMDDHRPFFTYWVTFVHSLITILAVSIYGIAPVGFSQHETVDSVLKNRGIYENVKYVQQENFWVGPSSEALIHLGAKFAPCMRQDQQVQSFVSAAREKEKHSACCVRNDKSGCVQTAEEECSSTLAVWVKWPSHPSTPLLAGGKRKFGSVCHQDPRVCEQPASMDPHEWPDDITKWPICTNNSAGNHTNHLHMDCVITGRPCCIGTKGVRSPHENTAPSCTVTSTKRPRSAPRCTAWTTSAASSPSSTPRCQIRSTACGCRCSFMQGSCTALYPCASR
- the RHBDF1 gene encoding inactive rhomboid protein 1 isoform X2, giving the protein MSELRRESSSSLQRKKPPWLTLDIPAVPFLAAAEEPAALQPLKRQAFLRSVSMPADNSLFPAAYSEARRPVLQRQTSITQTIWRGTADWFGVSKESDATQKWQRKSLRHCSLRYGKLKPQALREMDLPSQDNISLASAETPPPLYLPPCPPGMQRIIDPLARGRAFRVAEDCDGCSVPATPATPGAASLCSFTSSRSGFGRWPRRRKRESVAKMSFRAAAALVKGRSTREGTLRRTRQRSFTPASFLEEDFTTTEFPDELDTSFFAREGVLPEEPSTYPDEVFESPSEAALRVPEAKTLQAQPALTGGALDRSELERSHLLFPLERGWRKQKEGASVQPKVRLRQEVVSLGLQRRGQRITVPVHKFFSKEKRPYGLGMVGRLTNRTYRKRIDSFVKRQIEDMDDHRPFFTYWVTFVHSLITILAVSIYGIAPVGFSQHETVDSVLKNRGIYENVKYVQQENFWVGPSSEALIHLGAKFAPCMRQDQQVQSFVSAAREKEKHSACCVRNDKSGCVQTAEEECSSTLAVWVKWPSHPSTPLLAGGKRKFGSVCHQDPRVCEQPASMDPHEWPDDITKWPICTNNSAGNHTNHLHMDCVITGRPCCIGTKGRCEITSREYCTFMHGYFHEEATLCSQVHCMDDVCGLLPFLNPEVPDQVYRLWLSLFLHAGILHCLVSVCFQMTILRDLEKLAGWHRISLIYLFSGITGNLASAIFLPYRAEVGPAGSQFGILACLFVELFQSWQILARPWRAFFKLLAIVLFLFAFGLLPWIDNFAHICGFISGLFLSFAFLPYISFGKFDLYRKRCQIIVFQSVFVGLLSGLVVLFYFYPIRCQWCEVLTCLPFTDKFCEKYELDAQLH
- the RHBDF1 gene encoding inactive rhomboid protein 1 isoform X1, with the protein product MSELRRESSSSLQRKKPPWLTLDIPAVPFLAAAEEPAALQPLKRQAFLRSVSMPADNSLFPAAYSEARRPVLQRQTSITQTIWSRQVHFGRTQTLPIRGHQVGRRPLRKRQSLPRTLFRGTADWFGVSKESDATQKWQRKSLRHCSLRYGKLKPQALREMDLPSQDNISLASAETPPPLYLPPCPPGMQRIIDPLARGRAFRVAEDCDGCSVPATPATPGAASLCSFTSSRSGFGRWPRRRKRESVAKMSFRAAAALVKGRSTREGTLRRTRQRSFTPASFLEEDFTTTEFPDELDTSFFAREGVLPEEPSTYPDEVFESPSEAALRVPEAKTLQAQPALTGGALDRSELERSHLLFPLERGWRKQKEGASVQPKVRLRQEVVSLGLQRRGQRITVPVHKFFSKEKRPYGLGMVGRLTNRTYRKRIDSFVKRQIEDMDDHRPFFTYWVTFVHSLITILAVSIYGIAPVGFSQHETVDSVLKNRGIYENVKYVQQENFWVGPSSEALIHLGAKFAPCMRQDQQVQSFVSAAREKEKHSACCVRNDKSGCVQTAEEECSSTLAVWVKWPSHPSTPLLAGGKRKFGSVCHQDPRVCEQPASMDPHEWPDDITKWPICTNNSAGNHTNHLHMDCVITGRPCCIGTKGRCEITSREYCTFMHGYFHEEATLCSQVHCMDDVCGLLPFLNPEVPDQVYRLWLSLFLHAGILHCLVSVCFQMTILRDLEKLAGWHRISLIYLFSGITGNLASAIFLPYRAEVGPAGSQFGILACLFVELFQSWQILARPWRAFFKLLAIVLFLFAFGLLPWIDNFAHICGFISGLFLSFAFLPYISFGKFDLYRKRCQIIVFQSVFVGLLSGLVVLFYFYPIRCQWCEVLTCLPFTDKFCEKYELDAQLH